A genomic segment from Limosilactobacillus sp. encodes:
- a CDS encoding exodeoxyribonuclease VII small subunit, translated as MATKEPSFEEQLAQLQQIVNQLEQGNTPLEEALEQFQTGIKLSKSLQNKLTSAEKTLGHLIDDDGNEQVYENNTDDPSNNGGGNRGFGSGDSVKG; from the coding sequence ATGGCAACAAAAGAACCAAGCTTTGAGGAACAGCTCGCCCAGCTGCAGCAGATCGTCAACCAGCTGGAACAGGGCAACACCCCCCTAGAGGAGGCGCTAGAACAGTTCCAGACGGGGATTAAGCTTTCAAAGTCCCTGCAAAACAAGCTGACCAGTGCCGAAAAGACGCTGGGGCACCTGATTGACGACGACGGCAACGAGCAGGTTTATGAAAACAACACCGATGACCCGAGCAACAACGGCGGTGGCAACCGTGGCTTTGGCAGCGGCGATTCGGTAAAGGGGTAA
- the xseA gene encoding exodeoxyribonuclease VII large subunit, with protein sequence MDRSKYLTVSQLTKYLKLKFDRDPYLRTVYLTGELSNFRLRQRHQYFSLKDDHAVIDAVMFEREFRQVKFRPEEGMKLLVVGHVGLYERSGRYQIYIDQMEPDGVGSLYVAFEQLKKKLQQEGLFNLPKKPLPLFPKRIAVVTSLDGAVIRDINTTVRRRYPIAQVVLYPTVVQGEKAAADIARQINRANERGDFDTLIIGRGGGSIEDLWPFNEEIVARAIANSKIPVISSVGHETDTTIADLVADRRAATPTAAAELATPVLTDTLLAIQDSQRRLANAMRNRIEFAKKELAKQTQSYIFQQPQRLYENYTQKVDQLSQQLVQLEQQTFLRLHNQVQTVTGQLMNQSPLHRVKQDQQLVSQLNKQLQTGMVNNYQRRQEQVQSLIRQLDSLSPLKIMGRGYSYVTKDQRVVSQAKQLTAGQHVQLHFADGQADAEITKIKEN encoded by the coding sequence ATGGATAGGAGTAAGTACCTGACGGTCAGCCAGCTGACGAAGTATTTGAAGCTGAAGTTTGACCGCGACCCTTACCTGCGGACCGTCTACCTGACCGGTGAGCTTTCGAACTTTCGCCTGCGGCAGCGGCATCAGTACTTCAGTTTGAAGGACGACCATGCCGTAATCGACGCGGTGATGTTTGAGCGTGAGTTTCGCCAGGTTAAGTTTCGTCCCGAGGAGGGGATGAAGCTGCTGGTGGTCGGCCACGTCGGCCTGTACGAACGCAGCGGCCGCTACCAGATCTACATCGATCAGATGGAACCGGACGGGGTTGGCTCGCTGTACGTTGCCTTTGAGCAATTGAAAAAGAAGCTCCAACAGGAGGGGCTTTTTAACCTGCCTAAGAAGCCGCTGCCGCTTTTTCCAAAACGAATTGCCGTGGTGACCAGCCTGGACGGAGCCGTAATCCGCGACATCAACACCACCGTGCGCCGGCGCTACCCGATCGCCCAGGTGGTGCTCTACCCGACGGTTGTTCAGGGAGAAAAGGCCGCGGCCGACATCGCCCGCCAGATTAACCGGGCCAACGAGCGGGGGGACTTTGACACCCTGATCATCGGCCGCGGTGGGGGCTCAATCGAGGACCTCTGGCCGTTTAACGAGGAGATCGTCGCCCGGGCCATCGCCAACAGCAAGATTCCGGTGATTTCCTCGGTCGGCCACGAAACCGACACGACGATTGCCGATCTGGTGGCCGATCGCCGGGCCGCTACGCCGACCGCGGCGGCCGAATTGGCTACCCCGGTTTTGACCGATACCCTGCTGGCCATTCAGGACAGTCAGCGGCGGCTGGCCAATGCCATGCGCAACCGGATTGAATTTGCCAAAAAGGAGCTGGCTAAGCAGACCCAGAGCTATATCTTCCAGCAGCCGCAGCGCTTATACGAAAACTATACCCAGAAGGTCGATCAGCTAAGCCAACAATTAGTCCAGCTGGAACAACAGACCTTCCTGCGCCTCCACAACCAGGTTCAGACGGTGACGGGCCAATTAATGAACCAGTCGCCCCTGCACCGGGTTAAGCAGGATCAGCAGCTCGTTTCGCAATTGAACAAGCAGCTGCAGACCGGGATGGTGAACAATTACCAGCGCCGCCAGGAACAGGTGCAGAGCCTGATCCGGCAGCTGGATTCACTGAGCCCGTTGAAAATCATGGGTCGCGGCTATTCATACGTGACGAAGGACCAGCGGGTGGTCAGCCAGGCCAAGCAATTGACGGCCGGCCAGCACGTTCAGCTGCACTTTGCCGATGGCCAGGCGGACGCAGAGATTACGAAAATCAAGGAGAATTAA
- the folD gene encoding bifunctional methylenetetrahydrofolate dehydrogenase/methenyltetrahydrofolate cyclohydrolase FolD, producing the protein MAEIIDGRQLAKEVNQETKQRVDKLLEQGIQPGIVVILVGDDPASEIYTRNKHRKATKLGFKSILKKFPADVDQATVMAAVEQYNADDSIDGILVQEPLPDQLDGLAITNAIRPDKDVDGLHPLNLGKLYANQPGHYPVACTPRGVMTMFDRYNVELEGKNAVIVGRSILVGKPMAALLNNANATTCLTSIHTVDLPSITRQADILIVAAGSPHLIKEEDVKEGAVVIDVGINRLASGKLTGDVDFENVSKVAKLITPVPGGVGPMTIASLMQQTVDMAEWRHNG; encoded by the coding sequence ATGGCAGAGATTATTGACGGAAGACAGTTAGCAAAGGAAGTTAATCAGGAGACCAAGCAGCGGGTCGATAAGCTGCTCGAACAGGGGATTCAGCCCGGAATCGTGGTGATCCTCGTGGGTGATGACCCGGCGAGTGAAATTTACACCCGCAACAAGCACCGCAAGGCAACCAAGCTCGGCTTCAAGTCGATCCTGAAGAAGTTCCCCGCTGACGTCGACCAGGCGACGGTGATGGCCGCCGTTGAGCAGTACAACGCGGACGATTCAATCGACGGTATCCTGGTTCAGGAACCACTGCCTGACCAGCTGGACGGGTTGGCAATCACCAATGCCATCCGTCCCGACAAGGACGTGGACGGCCTGCACCCGCTGAACCTCGGCAAGCTGTACGCTAACCAGCCGGGCCACTATCCGGTAGCCTGCACCCCGCGGGGCGTCATGACCATGTTCGACCGCTACAACGTTGAGCTGGAGGGGAAGAACGCCGTGATTGTTGGCCGGAGCATCCTGGTCGGCAAGCCAATGGCCGCCCTCCTCAACAATGCCAACGCCACGACCTGCCTGACCAGCATTCATACCGTTGATCTGCCGTCCATTACCCGCCAGGCAGATATCCTGATCGTTGCTGCCGGTTCCCCGCACCTGATTAAGGAAGAGGACGTTAAGGAAGGTGCCGTGGTAATTGATGTTGGCATCAACCGGTTGGCATCTGGTAAGCTTACTGGGGATGTTGACTTCGAGAATGTCAGCAAGGTTGCCAAGCTGATCACGCCCGTTCCCGGTGGCGTTGGCCCAATGACCATCGCCAGCCTGATGCAGCAGACCGTCGACATGGCAGAGTGGCGGCATAATGGATAG
- the nusB gene encoding transcription antitermination factor NusB: MSLNRHQIREEAFQVLFALQTDSDADLATIYQSIPHHDRKEIPAYLQTLVEGVSEHQGELDQEISSLLASGWTIGRLAKPDLVILRLALFEMQYVDDVPTAVAINEALELTKTFSNDKSRKFINGALGKFEQQLEK, translated from the coding sequence ATGAGCTTAAATCGACACCAGATTCGTGAGGAAGCCTTTCAGGTTTTGTTCGCGTTGCAGACCGATTCTGACGCGGACTTAGCGACGATCTACCAGTCGATTCCGCATCACGACCGCAAGGAGATTCCCGCCTACCTGCAGACCCTGGTCGAGGGAGTTTCCGAACATCAGGGCGAGCTTGATCAAGAAATCAGCTCATTGCTGGCCTCCGGTTGGACGATCGGGCGCCTTGCCAAGCCCGACCTGGTAATTTTGCGGTTAGCCCTGTTTGAAATGCAGTACGTTGATGATGTACCAACTGCCGTAGCGATTAATGAGGCCCTGGAGCTCACCAAGACCTTCAGCAACGACAAGTCCCGCAAGTTCATCAACGGTGCCCTGGGGAAGTTCGAACAACAGTTGGAAAAGTAA
- a CDS encoding Asp23/Gls24 family envelope stress response protein: MAEDSKIILNNDDQSLGTIQIAPRVLEIIAGIAASEVEGVSKMYGSFASSVSELLGRSDFRRGVKIVNNNDDLTIDVDVYVEYGVSVPKVAELIQKRIKQQVALMTSLKVTEVNVHVKGVVAAEQDQSVDPNDIFGEKKDDKEAGNNQ; encoded by the coding sequence ATGGCAGAAGATTCAAAGATTATCCTCAATAACGATGATCAAAGCCTGGGAACGATCCAGATCGCCCCACGGGTATTAGAAATCATCGCTGGTATTGCCGCCAGCGAGGTAGAGGGCGTCTCCAAGATGTACGGCTCCTTTGCCAGCAGCGTCAGTGAGCTGCTGGGCCGTTCTGACTTTCGGCGTGGCGTAAAAATTGTCAACAACAATGACGACTTGACGATTGACGTCGACGTTTACGTTGAATACGGGGTTTCCGTTCCGAAGGTTGCTGAACTGATCCAGAAGCGGATTAAGCAGCAGGTGGCCCTGATGACCAGTCTGAAGGTTACTGAGGTCAACGTGCACGTCAAGGGCGTGGTGGCTGCAGAACAGGACCAGTCCGTGGACCCGAACGATATTTTTGGCGAAAAGAAAGATGACAAGGAAGCGGGGAACAATCAATGA
- a CDS encoding 2'-5' RNA ligase family protein, producing MINKMEELARLYAAIDERGRSAIEQGKEELDSYLAGQKIDGRRGLTLLIHLPAHLSRNISFSLQSLKQLAPDSYYYPAADMHITVMDLLGARPDIDWSTVPLKEYCAVVQKLAAQTAPFDWQLAGLIASPGAIMVKGTYSANLAVFRQELRKRLADAGLPLAERYPTISGHVTVARFAHPLEQRTQLLQRLKADAQLPFGEFRVHQLDLVIHDWYNHHSKLIDSFQLTGEH from the coding sequence ATGATTAATAAAATGGAAGAGCTTGCCCGCCTCTATGCTGCCATCGATGAGCGGGGACGAAGCGCCATCGAGCAGGGAAAAGAGGAGCTTGATTCCTACCTGGCGGGGCAAAAAATAGATGGGCGGCGCGGATTAACCCTGCTCATTCACCTGCCCGCCCACCTGAGTCGCAACATCAGCTTCAGCTTGCAGAGCTTGAAACAATTAGCGCCGGATAGCTATTACTACCCGGCCGCGGACATGCACATCACCGTCATGGACCTGCTAGGCGCCCGGCCCGATATTGACTGGTCAACGGTTCCCCTCAAAGAATACTGTGCCGTCGTTCAAAAGTTGGCTGCCCAGACCGCACCATTCGACTGGCAGTTGGCGGGTCTGATCGCCAGTCCTGGTGCCATCATGGTGAAGGGAACCTACTCCGCCAACCTCGCCGTCTTCCGTCAGGAGTTGCGTAAACGCCTGGCAGACGCGGGCCTGCCGCTGGCGGAACGCTACCCGACGATTTCGGGACACGTCACAGTAGCCCGCTTTGCCCATCCCCTGGAGCAACGGACACAATTGCTGCAACGGTTGAAGGCGGATGCTCAGCTGCCCTTTGGCGAATTCCGGGTACACCAGCTGGACCTGGTGATTCACGACTGGTATAATCATCATTCCAAGCTGATCGACAGCTTCCAACTGACCGGTGAACATTGA
- a CDS encoding M24 family metallopeptidase: MTRIERLQKRLPKLYLDAFVITDPANIFYLTGFQLMAGDGYLLVTTNNAIIVSDDRYELALAEFENDEVVATITRDYYGALNRICKALKVTVLGYEDTVSYRLYDILDEVMEADIVPFTNLIEKMRLIKDSDELARLQRAADLASQGYQYLLTQVHPGISERQLANRLDFWMKEHGASGASFPTIVASGANSAKPHATASDKLIADGDVVTLDFGYFVDGYTADMTRTFAVGSIDPELRDIYEIVNTARQQVIDHVQVGIHGDKLDAAGRQVIADAGYDDEFNHGMGHGIGLAVHELPASYGPNASDVQLVNNEVLTVEPGIYVPELGGVRIEDDVVVTHGGPRVLTTAPTELVIVDD, translated from the coding sequence ATGACCCGAATTGAACGTCTACAAAAGCGCTTGCCCAAGCTGTACTTGGACGCCTTTGTCATTACCGATCCCGCAAACATCTTTTACCTAACCGGCTTTCAACTGATGGCTGGCGATGGCTACCTGCTCGTCACGACCAACAATGCGATCATCGTTTCTGATGATCGTTACGAGCTGGCCTTAGCCGAGTTCGAAAACGATGAGGTTGTGGCGACGATCACCCGCGATTACTACGGGGCCCTCAATCGAATCTGCAAGGCCCTTAAGGTAACGGTGCTGGGCTATGAGGATACGGTTTCCTACCGCCTCTACGACATCTTGGACGAGGTGATGGAAGCAGACATCGTTCCTTTTACCAACCTGATTGAGAAGATGCGGCTGATCAAGGACAGCGATGAACTTGCTCGGCTGCAACGAGCTGCCGACCTGGCCAGTCAGGGTTATCAGTACCTGCTGACCCAGGTTCATCCAGGAATCAGCGAGCGCCAGTTGGCCAACCGGCTCGACTTCTGGATGAAGGAGCATGGCGCAAGTGGCGCTTCCTTCCCGACGATTGTGGCCAGCGGTGCCAATTCGGCCAAGCCGCATGCGACGGCCAGTGATAAGTTGATTGCCGATGGCGACGTCGTAACCCTTGACTTTGGCTACTTTGTTGATGGCTACACCGCCGATATGACGCGGACCTTTGCCGTCGGCTCCATCGATCCGGAACTGCGGGACATTTACGAGATCGTCAACACCGCTCGTCAGCAGGTGATCGATCATGTTCAGGTGGGCATTCACGGGGACAAGCTGGATGCAGCGGGCCGGCAGGTGATTGCCGACGCCGGTTATGATGACGAATTTAACCACGGAATGGGCCATGGTATCGGCCTGGCCGTCCACGAGTTGCCTGCCAGCTATGGCCCCAATGCCAGCGACGTTCAGCTGGTCAACAACGAGGTGCTCACGGTCGAACCCGGCATCTATGTTCCAGAGCTCGGTGGGGTCCGAATTGAGGACGACGTGGTGGTAACCCACGGCGGACCGCGGGTATTGACGACGGCGCCGACCGAGCTGGTGATCGTCGATGATTAA
- the rpmA gene encoding 50S ribosomal protein L27, which yields MIMDLQFFSHHKGGGSTANGRNSAGRRLGTKAADGSVVTAGSIIYRQRGTHIHPGENVGRGGDDTLYAKIAGVVKFERMGRDNRKVSVYPVEA from the coding sequence ATGATTATGGATTTGCAATTCTTCTCCCACCACAAGGGGGGCGGTTCCACTGCCAACGGTCGGAACTCAGCTGGTCGTCGTCTTGGTACCAAGGCTGCTGATGGTTCTGTCGTAACTGCTGGCTCAATCATCTACCGTCAACGTGGTACGCACATTCACCCAGGTGAAAATGTCGGCCGTGGTGGTGACGATACCCTTTACGCAAAGATCGCCGGTGTTGTTAAGTTTGAACGCATGGGCCGTGACAACCGTAAGGTATCCGTTTACCCGGTTGAAGCTTAA
- a CDS encoding ribosomal-processing cysteine protease Prp: protein MIHASFQHDANQRITAFKMTGHADAGPYGQDIVCAAVSALSISTINGLEQVVKSQPQVKQDSANGGFLEVTGLGVDHDSQLLLTTFQNGLLDIQESYPDNIEVQMLK, encoded by the coding sequence ATGATTCACGCAAGCTTTCAGCATGATGCGAATCAGCGAATCACCGCTTTTAAGATGACCGGGCATGCCGATGCTGGTCCTTATGGTCAGGACATCGTCTGTGCAGCGGTCTCGGCACTGTCAATCTCCACGATCAACGGTTTGGAACAGGTTGTAAAGTCCCAGCCGCAGGTGAAGCAGGACAGTGCTAACGGTGGCTTTTTGGAGGTCACCGGGTTGGGAGTGGACCACGATAGTCAGCTCCTGCTTACAACTTTCCAGAATGGCCTTTTAGACATCCAGGAAAGCTATCCTGATAACATTGAAGTTCAAATGTTAAAATAG
- the rplU gene encoding 50S ribosomal protein L21, producing the protein MYAIIVTGGKQYKVEEGKSIFVEKLDAKQGDKVTFDKVILVSGDDTKIGTPYVDGAAVEGTVEKQGKEKKVVTFKYKPKKHTHTKQGHRQPYTKVTIDKINA; encoded by the coding sequence ATGTACGCAATTATTGTTACTGGCGGCAAGCAATACAAGGTTGAAGAAGGTAAGTCAATCTTCGTTGAAAAGCTTGATGCTAAGCAGGGTGACAAGGTAACTTTTGACAAGGTAATCCTGGTCAGCGGTGACGACACCAAGATTGGTACGCCATACGTTGACGGTGCCGCTGTTGAAGGTACTGTTGAAAAGCAAGGCAAGGAAAAGAAGGTTGTAACCTTCAAGTACAAGCCAAAGAAGCACACCCACACTAAGCAAGGTCACCGTCAACCATACACTAAGGTAACGATCGACAAGATTAACGCTTAA
- a CDS encoding TetR/AcrR family transcriptional regulator: protein MAVNKTDPRVIKTRNSLRKALVYLMRREKIENISVQKITETANITRGTFYLHYRDKQDFIESAMKDILDDFFDQVMVDSEDYSLSKERTVQVISLQKAFQYIENNADIFDVLLNNENNTGFYEQFYNRLADYLTTYGNVVNDNQKQLMVPVNLQISFIVSAFLGLISHWLEDEMIYTSRYMTQSTEKMFDTLNREGAPLVDFFGGEKESVLEEI, encoded by the coding sequence ATGGCTGTTAATAAAACAGACCCGCGCGTGATCAAAACTCGTAATAGTTTACGCAAGGCTCTTGTTTATCTGATGCGTCGTGAAAAGATCGAAAATATTAGCGTGCAGAAGATCACTGAAACTGCCAACATCACCCGAGGAACTTTCTATCTCCATTATCGTGACAAACAAGACTTTATTGAGTCTGCCATGAAGGACATCCTTGATGACTTCTTTGACCAGGTAATGGTTGATAGCGAGGACTATAGCTTGTCAAAAGAGCGGACGGTGCAGGTAATTTCTCTGCAGAAGGCATTTCAGTATATTGAAAACAATGCCGATATTTTTGATGTTCTTTTGAATAACGAAAATAATACCGGCTTCTACGAACAGTTCTACAATCGCTTGGCCGATTATTTGACCACTTATGGTAATGTTGTTAATGATAATCAAAAACAGCTTATGGTCCCTGTAAATTTGCAGATTTCCTTCATTGTTTCAGCGTTTCTTGGATTAATCAGTCACTGGCTTGAGGATGAAATGATCTACACCTCACGCTACATGACCCAGAGCACCGAGAAGATGTTTGATACGCTTAACCGGGAGGGCGCTCCGCTAGTCGACTTTTTTGGTGGCGAGAAAGAGTCGGTTTTAGAAGAGATCTAG
- a CDS encoding exonuclease SbcC translates to MASEEKSSRAVDVSQKIKHRIATKVKYLQALNQAIDEHQDREVYRLLDNQRYAKEIEHREQQPNDEGVMSLVDDLADQLSDYLSVNLINYLGKAYPFFYYEEYQTGHYRIYFGNWWDRRRFGELDVLNVRFSFDQTEYDMLKESFKLARENKRYNSDRIDKISSENDHLQDLIDHQREREEKKADIQAQLKDINSHSGLFESSRNRETREELVGQFQKLEDQEEEARTAAQTIKENEQVVLALSKENTILSYEQKSIIDTFGSFEDFELANRNLYANYLESLGGQDADGKQVSEDDK, encoded by the coding sequence ATGGCAAGTGAAGAAAAATCAAGTCGCGCCGTAGATGTTAGTCAGAAGATTAAGCACCGAATTGCGACCAAGGTGAAGTATCTGCAGGCCCTCAACCAGGCCATTGATGAGCATCAGGATCGGGAAGTTTACCGCCTTTTGGACAACCAGCGGTACGCCAAGGAAATTGAACACCGTGAGCAGCAGCCCAATGACGAGGGCGTGATGAGCCTCGTCGACGACCTGGCCGATCAACTGAGCGATTACCTGAGCGTCAACCTGATTAATTACCTGGGCAAGGCCTACCCATTCTTCTACTACGAGGAGTATCAGACCGGCCACTACCGGATTTACTTCGGGAACTGGTGGGACCGACGGCGTTTCGGTGAACTGGACGTCCTAAACGTTCGCTTCTCCTTTGACCAGACCGAATATGACATGCTGAAAGAATCCTTCAAGCTGGCACGGGAAAACAAGCGCTACAACAGTGATCGGATCGACAAAATTTCCAGTGAAAATGATCACCTCCAGGACCTGATTGACCACCAGCGGGAGCGCGAAGAAAAGAAGGCCGATATCCAGGCCCAATTAAAGGACATTAATTCACACTCCGGCCTGTTTGAATCCAGCCGGAACCGGGAGACCAGAGAAGAACTGGTCGGTCAGTTCCAGAAGCTGGAGGATCAGGAAGAAGAAGCACGGACGGCGGCCCAGACGATCAAGGAAAACGAGCAGGTCGTCCTGGCCCTCTCCAAGGAAAATACCATTTTAAGCTACGAGCAAAAGAGCATCATCGACACCTTTGGCAGTTTTGAAGATTTTGAGCTTGCCAACCGCAATCTCTATGCTAATTACCTGGAAAGCCTGGGTGGGCAGGATGCCGACGGAAAGCAGGTGAGTGAAGATGACAAGTAA
- a CDS encoding aminotransferase class I/II-fold pyridoxal phosphate-dependent enzyme: protein MVEMSKHMRTTLKDVPTLKIFDFSSYVAQIPDVIKFTVGEPDFNTPKYIKQAGIRAIENNRTHYASQRGTAGLLQAVSDALSDRYDLHYDPKTEILITNGVTEGVYSAIAAVTNPGDVVLVPTPTFSIYGPDSLINGAEPVEVDTSVTDFKLTPELLQSYLDKYGDRVKAVIIVNPSNPTGVVYSQEELDALADLIRDKPIFAISDEIYSELNYDGHYASMARTLPEQTILTNGLSKSYAMTGWRIGYLCAPKAVTAQIFKVHSFIMTDVATFTQDAAEAALRGGLDATREMDRQYVERRDYMRERLEKMGFKCSRPMGAFYIFAKIPAFLEQDDTKLIYQMAKEAKVAAAAGAYFGAGGEGYLRFSYATAMDQIKEGMDRLERFCQEQQK from the coding sequence ATGGTTGAGATGAGTAAACACATGCGAACGACGCTGAAAGACGTGCCGACACTGAAGATTTTTGATTTTTCGAGCTACGTGGCACAGATCCCGGACGTGATCAAGTTTACGGTGGGTGAGCCGGACTTTAACACGCCCAAGTACATCAAGCAGGCGGGGATCCGGGCAATCGAGAACAACCGGACCCACTATGCGTCGCAGCGGGGGACCGCTGGCCTGCTCCAGGCGGTTTCCGATGCCCTCAGCGATCGTTACGACCTTCACTATGATCCCAAGACCGAGATTCTGATTACCAACGGGGTCACCGAGGGGGTCTACTCGGCGATTGCCGCGGTTACCAATCCTGGGGACGTTGTTTTGGTCCCGACACCGACCTTCTCCATTTATGGCCCGGATTCCTTAATTAATGGTGCCGAGCCCGTTGAGGTTGATACGTCTGTGACCGATTTCAAGCTGACGCCGGAACTGCTGCAGTCTTATCTGGATAAGTATGGCGACCGGGTCAAGGCGGTAATTATCGTTAACCCGTCCAACCCAACCGGGGTCGTTTACAGTCAGGAGGAGCTCGATGCCCTGGCTGACTTGATTCGCGACAAGCCGATCTTTGCCATCAGCGACGAGATCTATAGCGAGCTCAACTACGATGGTCACTACGCTTCGATGGCCAGAACCCTACCGGAGCAGACCATCCTGACGAACGGCCTGTCGAAATCCTACGCCATGACCGGTTGGCGGATTGGCTACCTCTGCGCGCCAAAGGCAGTTACTGCGCAAATCTTTAAGGTACACTCCTTCATCATGACCGACGTGGCCACCTTCACCCAGGACGCGGCCGAGGCAGCCCTGCGTGGGGGCTTGGATGCCACTCGGGAGATGGACCGGCAGTACGTTGAGCGCCGGGATTACATGCGTGAGCGCCTGGAGAAGATGGGCTTTAAGTGCTCACGGCCGATGGGGGCCTTCTACATCTTCGCCAAGATTCCGGCCTTCCTGGAGCAGGATGACACCAAACTGATTTATCAAATGGCCAAGGAAGCCAAGGTTGCGGCCGCAGCCGGGGCTTACTTCGGTGCCGGGGGCGAAGGCTACCTGCGCTTCAGCTACGCCACGGCGATGGACCAAATCAAAGAGGGGATGGACCGGCTCGAACGCTTCTGCCAGGAACAACAGAAATAA
- the gltX gene encoding glutamate--tRNA ligase: protein MDKKVRVRYAPSPTGFLHIGNAQSALFNYLFARHFDGTMVLRIEDTDTKRNVENGEASQRDNLHWLGIDWDEGPNKPNPKYAPYRQSERNAQGIYHKYIQELLDKGIAYKDYTTEEELKEMRERQRANKEAPHYDGRWYGKSEEEQKAAEAKGLKPTIRFHFPKNHDYEWDDIARGHVSFNSDNLGGDFIIEKSDGMPTYNFAVVVDDHSMDITHVLRGADHISNTPKQIAIYEALGWEHPTFCHIPLIFNPKTGKKLSKRDKDTLQFISEYKRHGYLHEAIFNFIAFLGWSPKGEREIYSKDELIKVYDPDRMSKAPAYFDQKKLDWMNGQYIKQMDIDELTKRTMELVAEGETDEAKRLQSIPEDQLESLLKKTLGVHQRDVEKLLEVMQYAWDYYNVLNQEFDYDQILAKDGFTKEDVTAVLQNLRAKIAEGRTDYAAAIKEVGKETGIKGRYLWFPLNFAFTGAISAPQIYQIMDIYGEKTNLALLDRMIDALK, encoded by the coding sequence ATGGACAAAAAGGTCAGAGTTCGGTATGCACCAAGTCCAACCGGTTTCTTGCATATTGGAAATGCGCAATCAGCATTGTTTAACTACTTATTTGCACGCCACTTCGACGGCACGATGGTTCTGCGGATTGAAGACACGGATACTAAGCGCAACGTTGAAAATGGTGAAGCCAGTCAGCGGGACAACCTGCACTGGTTAGGAATCGACTGGGATGAAGGTCCGAACAAGCCAAATCCAAAGTACGCACCATACCGGCAGAGCGAACGGAATGCACAGGGCATTTACCACAAGTACATCCAGGAACTCTTGGACAAGGGGATTGCCTACAAGGACTACACGACCGAAGAAGAACTGAAGGAAATGCGTGAACGCCAGCGGGCCAACAAGGAAGCTCCGCACTACGACGGTCGGTGGTACGGCAAGAGCGAAGAGGAACAAAAGGCAGCCGAAGCTAAGGGCTTGAAGCCAACCATTCGCTTCCACTTCCCAAAGAACCACGACTATGAATGGGACGACATCGCCCGGGGCCACGTTTCCTTCAACTCCGACAACCTCGGTGGGGACTTCATCATTGAGAAGTCCGACGGGATGCCAACCTACAACTTTGCCGTTGTCGTTGATGACCACTCCATGGACATCACCCATGTGCTGCGTGGTGCTGACCACATCTCCAACACGCCAAAGCAGATTGCCATTTACGAAGCACTGGGCTGGGAACACCCGACCTTCTGCCACATCCCGTTGATCTTCAACCCGAAGACCGGGAAGAAGCTGAGTAAGCGGGACAAGGACACCCTGCAGTTCATCAGCGAATACAAGCGTCACGGTTACCTGCACGAAGCAATCTTCAACTTCATCGCCTTTTTGGGCTGGTCACCAAAGGGCGAACGGGAAATCTACTCCAAGGATGAACTGATCAAGGTTTACGACCCCGACCGGATGTCCAAGGCCCCAGCCTACTTCGACCAAAAGAAGCTTGACTGGATGAACGGTCAGTACATCAAGCAGATGGACATTGACGAATTGACCAAGCGGACCATGGAACTGGTTGCCGAAGGGGAAACCGACGAGGCCAAGCGCCTGCAGTCAATCCCTGAAGACCAGCTGGAAAGCCTGCTGAAGAAGACCCTCGGCGTTCACCAGCGCGACGTTGAAAAACTCCTGGAAGTAATGCAGTACGCCTGGGACTACTACAACGTCTTGAACCAAGAGTTCGACTACGACCAAATCCTGGCTAAGGACGGCTTCACTAAGGAAGACGTTACGGCGGTTCTGCAAAACCTGCGGGCTAAGATTGCGGAAGGTCGGACCGACTACGCAGCGGCCATCAAGGAAGTCGGTAAGGAAACCGGCATCAAGGGTCGTTACCTCTGGTTCCCACTGAACTTCGCCTTCACTGGTGCCATCTCCGCTCCACAGATTTACCAAATCATGGACATCTACGGTGAAAAGACCAACCTGGCCCTGCTCGACCGGATGATTGACGCCCTGAAGTAA